One genomic window of Clostridium taeniosporum includes the following:
- the glgD gene encoding glucose-1-phosphate adenylyltransferase subunit GlgD: protein MNDCVGIINLDENETKMGELVNNRPLASVPIAGRYRIIDFVLSNMTNSGIESIGIFTKNKSRSLIDHLTNGRPWDLHRNQNGLRVFNFCEVDPVYEDVHSFSENMEFFKRSHKEYVLLTPSYMICNIDYQKAIDYHKKSGKDITMVYKKINSGKNSFMGCDVLNFDDLHDVISIGENVGRDDDVNISMEMYILKTSLFIDIVQDCLISGMYKKVKSFIHDNLESLRVGAYKFDGQLNCINSIKTLYDSNMKLLNRRISKEIFREDRGIYTKAKDEAPTHYTSTSDVRNSIIANGCYIEGEVENCVIGRRVFVGKNAKLKNCVVMQDSIIEDETMLDSVITDKGIKVKEGERLIGSSLYPLVVMKKEYL from the coding sequence ATGAATGATTGTGTAGGAATAATAAACTTAGATGAAAATGAGACAAAAATGGGTGAATTAGTGAATAACAGACCACTTGCATCAGTGCCTATAGCAGGAAGATATAGAATTATAGATTTTGTATTATCAAATATGACAAATTCAGGAATAGAGAGTATTGGAATTTTTACAAAAAATAAATCTAGGTCATTAATTGATCATTTAACTAACGGTAGACCATGGGATTTGCATAGAAACCAAAATGGTTTAAGAGTGTTTAATTTTTGCGAAGTAGATCCAGTATATGAAGATGTTCATAGTTTTTCAGAAAATATGGAGTTTTTTAAGCGTAGTCATAAAGAATATGTACTATTAACACCATCTTATATGATTTGTAATATAGATTATCAAAAAGCTATTGACTATCACAAAAAAAGTGGTAAAGATATAACAATGGTTTATAAAAAAATAAATAGTGGAAAAAATTCATTTATGGGATGTGACGTTTTAAATTTTGATGATTTACATGATGTTATAAGTATAGGCGAAAATGTAGGTAGAGATGATGATGTTAATATAAGTATGGAAATGTATATATTAAAAACTAGTTTATTTATTGATATAGTCCAAGATTGTTTAATTAGCGGCATGTATAAAAAAGTTAAGAGTTTCATACATGATAATTTAGAAAGTTTAAGAGTTGGAGCATACAAATTTGATGGACAATTAAATTGTATAAATTCTATAAAAACGTTATATGATAGCAATATGAAATTATTAAATAGAAGAATAAGCAAAGAAATATTTAGAGAAGATAGAGGAATATATACAAAAGCAAAAGATGAAGCACCAACACATTATACTTCAACTAGTGATGTTAGAAATTCTATAATAGCGAATGGATGTTATATAGAAGGTGAAGTTGAAAATTGTGTTATAGGAAGAAGAGTTTTTGTTGGAAAAAATGCAAAATTAAAAAATTGTGTAGTAATGCAAGATAGTATTATTGAAGATGAGACTATGTTAGATAGTGTTATTACTGATAAAGGTATAAAAGTTAAAGAAGGAGAAAGATTAATAGGGTCTAGCTTATATCCTTTAGTAGTTATGAAAAAAGAATATCTTTAA
- a CDS encoding PTS sugar transporter subunit IIA, translated as MFGLFKKNKKEDSNLKLVAPITGKSIPLSEVPDPVFAQKMAGDGLAIEPSENVVVAPADGELTLVFNTKHAFAMTLENGTELLVHIGIETVSLNGEGFEQLVEQGTKVKAGTPIIKFDKEFIKSKGLPLTTPVLITNVDSVKSINTVENVDTVAGETTVLEYTL; from the coding sequence ATGTTTGGATTATTTAAAAAGAATAAAAAAGAAGATAGCAATTTAAAATTAGTAGCACCTATTACAGGTAAATCAATTCCTTTATCAGAAGTTCCAGATCCTGTTTTTGCTCAAAAAATGGCTGGTGATGGTTTAGCGATAGAACCATCTGAGAACGTTGTTGTAGCTCCTGCTGATGGAGAATTAACTTTAGTATTTAATACTAAACATGCATTTGCAATGACATTAGAAAACGGAACAGAACTTTTAGTTCATATTGGTATAGAAACAGTATCTTTAAATGGAGAAGGATTTGAACAATTAGTTGAACAAGGTACTAAAGTTAAAGCTGGAACTCCTATAATAAAATTTGATAAAGAGTTCATTAAATCAAAAGGACTTCCATTAACAACTCCTGTTTTAATAACTAATGTTGATTCAGTTAAATCAATAAATACTGTTGAAAATGTTGATACTGTAGCTGGAGAAACTACAGTTTTAGAATACACTTTATAA
- a CDS encoding glucose-1-phosphate adenylyltransferase, whose amino-acid sequence MGNTEIVAMILAGGQGSRLGVLTKKLAKPAVPFGGKYRIIDFPLSNCANSGIYTVGVLTQYKPLELNTHIGIGQPWDLDRKDGGVSILPPYQEEKGGNWYKGTANAIYQNIEFVDRYDPEYVLILSGDHIYKMNYTKMLEFHKEKNADATIGVIEVPINEASRFGIMNTRDDMSIYEFEEKPKIPKSNLASMGIYIFNWKTLKKYLRSDEANKNSSNDFGKDIIPAMLNNGSNMIAYPFEGYWKDVGTIQSLWQANMDLLKPDNQLNLHDQDWRIYSTNPVRPAQYIGENAKITNSLIVEGCTVNGEVKNSVLFQGVQVGKNTIIKDSVIMTNAKIGDNVVIEKAIIGSDAVIRKDCVIGTGDEIEIVAAKEEVKMGSIMKNSKAV is encoded by the coding sequence ATGGGAAATACTGAAATTGTAGCTATGATATTGGCAGGGGGACAAGGGTCTAGATTAGGAGTATTGACCAAGAAGTTAGCTAAGCCAGCAGTGCCGTTTGGAGGAAAATACAGAATAATTGATTTTCCGTTAAGCAATTGTGCCAATTCAGGAATTTACACAGTAGGAGTTTTAACACAATATAAACCATTAGAATTAAATACACATATAGGAATAGGACAACCTTGGGATTTAGATAGAAAAGATGGAGGAGTAAGTATATTACCACCGTATCAAGAAGAAAAAGGTGGTAATTGGTATAAAGGAACAGCAAACGCAATATATCAAAATATAGAATTTGTAGATAGATATGATCCAGAATATGTACTTATATTATCTGGTGATCATATATATAAAATGAATTATACAAAAATGTTAGAATTTCATAAAGAAAAAAATGCTGATGCTACAATTGGAGTAATTGAAGTTCCAATAAATGAGGCTAGTCGTTTTGGAATAATGAATACTAGAGATGATATGTCTATATATGAATTTGAAGAAAAGCCTAAAATACCAAAGAGTAATTTAGCTTCAATGGGTATATATATATTTAATTGGAAAACATTAAAAAAATATTTAAGGTCAGATGAAGCAAATAAAAATTCAAGCAATGATTTTGGAAAAGACATAATACCAGCAATGCTAAATAATGGTAGCAATATGATAGCTTATCCATTTGAAGGATATTGGAAAGATGTTGGAACAATTCAAAGTCTTTGGCAAGCAAATATGGATTTATTAAAACCGGACAATCAGCTTAATTTACATGATCAAGATTGGAGAATATATTCAACAAATCCAGTAAGACCAGCTCAATATATAGGTGAAAATGCTAAAATTACTAATTCACTTATTGTTGAAGGTTGTACTGTTAATGGTGAAGTTAAAAATTCAGTTCTATTCCAAGGTGTACAAGTTGGTAAAAACACTATAATAAAAGATTCTGTTATTATGACAAATGCTAAGATTGGAGATAATGTAGTTATTGAAAAAGCTATAATTGGAAGTGATGCTGTAATAAGAAAGGATTGTGTAATAGGCACAGGAGATGAAATTGAAATTGTTGCTGCAAAAGAAGAAGTAAAAATGGGTAGCATAATGAAAAATAGCAAAGCGGTATAG
- a CDS encoding PRD domain-containing protein produces the protein MTIILNKSEVVSKVFNNNIVLVNSDGKEKILFAKGIGFGKKPGHIIPENTEIEKVFTIENKENIKNLHGMIEKIDDEFFAVCEEAIYEISKQLKEELDEHIHIGLIDHLFIAVKRMKNKEEIENPFLVETETLYSEEFRLAKIIAKKVGEYAKVNIPDGEVAFIALHIHSSLNNGKLSNTIKNTYLSSTIAEYVEDRLGIKINKKSLDYARFCTHIKFALQRIMENTSIHNDLSKIIKRTYSESYSIAKGIAKIIEDEFKVKVTKDEVAFLTIHVERFKLSKGN, from the coding sequence ATGACAATAATACTTAATAAAAGCGAAGTAGTGTCAAAAGTTTTTAATAATAATATAGTTTTAGTTAATTCAGATGGTAAAGAAAAAATACTTTTTGCTAAAGGTATAGGATTTGGTAAAAAACCAGGTCATATTATACCTGAAAATACTGAAATAGAAAAAGTTTTTACTATAGAAAATAAGGAAAATATAAAGAATCTCCATGGCATGATTGAAAAAATTGATGATGAATTTTTTGCAGTTTGTGAAGAAGCCATATATGAAATATCTAAACAATTAAAAGAAGAATTAGATGAACATATACACATTGGTTTAATAGATCACTTATTTATTGCAGTTAAAAGAATGAAGAATAAAGAAGAAATAGAAAATCCATTTTTAGTTGAAACTGAAACTTTATATTCAGAAGAATTTAGATTGGCTAAGATAATTGCAAAAAAGGTAGGAGAATACGCTAAAGTAAATATTCCTGATGGTGAAGTAGCATTTATAGCACTTCATATACATTCTTCATTAAATAATGGTAAACTTTCTAATACAATAAAAAATACTTATTTAAGTAGCACTATAGCTGAATATGTTGAAGATAGATTAGGAATAAAAATAAACAAAAAATCTTTAGATTATGCTAGATTTTGTACTCACATTAAATTTGCTCTTCAAAGAATAATGGAAAATACAAGTATTCATAATGATTTATCTAAAATTATAAAGAGGACATATAGTGAATCTTATTCAATAGCTAAGGGAATTGCTAAAATTATTGAGGATGAATTTAAAGTTAAAGTTACAAAAGATGAAGTGGCATTTTTAACTATACATGTTGAAAGATTCAAGTTATCTAAAGGTAATTAA
- a CDS encoding PTS transporter subunit EIIC, whose product MLQYLQRIGKAIMLPIAALPIAGILLGVGGALLGIAGLNNPPAVYEPLIAFVSIPAITAILTVMKNIGDIIFGNLPILFAVGVAVGLAKKDKGTAAMASVFGFIVMNQVISTLLSLGITQLGVLTPGNVGDYGTYVTTNLGIFTLNMSVFGGIITGIITAVLHDRFHEIQLPQVVGFFSGARFVPIITAVTMAFVGGILAFLWPIVQDGISVIANLVREAGFIGTFFFGVIERALIPFGLHHVFYTPFWFTSFVEGKILVDGTWQTVAGANTAYFTQLSSMSDLVGASADTMSTVVSGTTRFMAGKFPFMMFGLPAAAFAMYRAAAPSKRKVVGSLLLAAAVTSFLTGITEPLEFTFIFVAPVLYGVHCLLAGLSFMLMDIFSVFIGMTFSGGFIDFSLFGLLPAGAGVPTRWFILILVGLVYAVVYYLLFTFMIKKFNLKTPGRDENEEETKLYTKADYQGKNGNDSGANKVATAKNEITEKAPAVLAALGGEENIVSVDACITRLRVEVKDKSKVDKAELKSLGAAGVMEVGNGIQAIFGAKADRYKNAINDILGIK is encoded by the coding sequence ATGCTTCAATATTTACAAAGAATAGGTAAAGCTATCATGCTACCAATAGCAGCTTTACCAATAGCAGGTATATTATTAGGAGTCGGTGGAGCTTTACTTGGAATTGCAGGGTTAAACAATCCACCAGCAGTTTATGAACCACTTATAGCATTTGTTAGTATACCAGCAATAACAGCTATATTAACAGTAATGAAAAACATAGGTGATATTATTTTTGGAAACTTACCAATACTATTTGCAGTTGGTGTTGCAGTAGGTCTTGCTAAAAAAGATAAGGGTACAGCAGCAATGGCGTCAGTATTTGGATTTATAGTAATGAATCAAGTAATTTCAACATTATTATCTCTAGGTATTACTCAACTTGGAGTACTTACTCCTGGTAATGTTGGTGATTATGGTACATATGTTACAACTAACCTTGGAATATTTACATTAAATATGTCAGTATTCGGTGGTATTATTACAGGTATTATTACAGCTGTATTACATGATAGATTCCATGAAATACAATTACCACAAGTAGTAGGGTTTTTCTCAGGAGCAAGATTTGTTCCAATAATAACAGCAGTTACTATGGCATTTGTAGGTGGAATACTAGCATTCTTATGGCCAATAGTTCAAGATGGTATTTCAGTTATAGCTAATTTAGTTAGAGAGGCAGGATTTATAGGAACATTCTTCTTTGGAGTTATTGAAAGAGCATTAATTCCATTTGGATTACATCATGTATTCTATACTCCATTCTGGTTTACATCATTTGTTGAAGGTAAAATTTTGGTTGATGGAACATGGCAAACAGTTGCAGGGGCTAACACAGCATACTTCACACAATTATCTAGTATGAGTGATTTAGTAGGTGCATCAGCTGATACTATGTCAACAGTTGTTAGTGGAACTACAAGATTTATGGCAGGTAAATTCCCATTCATGATGTTTGGTTTACCAGCAGCAGCATTCGCTATGTATAGAGCAGCAGCTCCAAGTAAGAGAAAGGTTGTTGGATCATTATTATTAGCAGCAGCTGTTACTTCATTCTTAACAGGTATTACTGAACCACTAGAATTTACATTTATATTTGTTGCTCCAGTATTATACGGAGTACATTGTTTACTAGCAGGTTTATCATTTATGTTAATGGATATATTTAGCGTATTTATAGGAATGACATTCTCAGGTGGATTCATTGACTTTAGCTTATTTGGATTACTTCCAGCAGGTGCAGGAGTTCCAACTAGATGGTTTATACTTATATTAGTTGGTTTAGTATATGCAGTAGTTTACTACTTATTATTCACATTTATGATTAAGAAATTCAACTTAAAGACTCCAGGTAGAGATGAAAATGAGGAAGAAACTAAGTTATATACTAAAGCGGATTATCAAGGAAAAAATGGTAATGATTCAGGCGCTAATAAAGTAGCAACAGCTAAGAATGAAATTACTGAAAAAGCACCAGCTGTATTAGCAGCATTAGGTGGAGAAGAAAATATAGTAAGTGTTGATGCTTGTATAACAAGACTTAGAGTTGAAGTTAAAGACAAATCTAAGGTAGATAAGGCAGAGCTAAAATCATTGGGAGCTGCTGGAGTTATGGAAGTAGGTAATGGAATTCAAGCTATATTTGGAGCTAAAGCTGACAGATATAAGAATGCAATCAATGATATATTAGGTATCAAATAA
- a CDS encoding glycoside hydrolase family 13 protein — protein MDKIEVIYNSQDKSFKKPFGAVEIGKFIKISIVVNKDILVALELINFNDKSDLLEMKKEYLNDGNYKYSIEVDTSNKIGLLRYYFILIDGYRRIYYGNNDEKLGGVGQVYNNDPVPYEVVVYEKTETPNWYKEGIIYQIFVDRFCNGNEDNKINAPKKNSFLYATWDDDPMYIKDNMGRILRWDFYGGNLKGIIKKLDYIKSLGANIIYLTPIFKSSSCHKYDVGDYEIIDEMFGTNEEFSKLCNIARSKGIRIILDGVFSNTGSDSKYFNKYGNYDEVGAYQSPNSEFYKWYRFINYPYQYESWWGIDNRPNVNELEDSYLDYMVNKKGSIIEKWMKLGASGWRLNVADELPDKFIEIFKKRMKEIDSDSVLIGEVWDDASNKISYSKRRKYLFGKELDSVTNYPLREYLINFVKGYIDSEKFKKRVMSLYENYPREIFNSNMNIIGTHDTERILTVLDGKFHLLKLILVLQMTLPGVPTIYYGDEAGLKGGKDPENRKSYPWNNENKEIMRFYLKIINLRNNEEVLKKGNLKMFHMDQNICILKRTYEGKNIIIIINNSPLHKNLNKLEFEGVYKDLFSNKIIDFDKNDINLLPYDFFILSKLR, from the coding sequence ATGGACAAAATAGAAGTGATATACAATTCACAAGATAAGAGTTTTAAGAAACCATTTGGAGCAGTTGAAATTGGTAAATTTATAAAGATATCAATTGTTGTTAATAAAGATATATTAGTAGCTCTTGAATTAATTAATTTTAATGATAAGAGTGATTTATTGGAAATGAAAAAAGAGTATTTAAATGACGGTAATTATAAATATTCAATAGAAGTAGATACATCAAATAAGATTGGTTTATTAAGGTATTATTTTATTTTAATAGATGGGTATAGAAGGATTTACTATGGAAATAATGATGAAAAGTTAGGTGGAGTAGGACAAGTATATAATAATGATCCAGTGCCATATGAAGTAGTGGTATATGAAAAAACTGAGACACCTAATTGGTATAAAGAAGGAATTATATATCAAATTTTTGTTGATAGATTTTGTAATGGAAATGAAGATAATAAAATAAATGCACCAAAGAAGAATTCTTTTTTATATGCTACATGGGATGATGACCCAATGTATATAAAAGATAATATGGGAAGAATTCTAAGATGGGATTTTTATGGTGGAAATCTAAAAGGAATAATAAAAAAATTGGATTATATAAAATCTTTAGGTGCAAACATTATATATTTAACTCCAATATTTAAGTCATCTAGCTGTCATAAATATGATGTTGGTGATTATGAAATTATCGATGAAATGTTTGGAACTAATGAAGAATTTTCAAAATTATGTAATATAGCACGAAGTAAGGGAATAAGAATTATATTAGATGGAGTATTTAGTAATACAGGATCTGATAGTAAATATTTTAATAAATATGGAAATTATGATGAAGTAGGTGCATATCAATCACCTAATTCTGAATTTTATAAATGGTATAGATTTATAAATTATCCTTATCAATATGAATCTTGGTGGGGTATAGATAATAGACCAAATGTAAATGAACTTGAAGATAGTTACTTAGATTATATGGTAAATAAAAAGGGTTCAATAATTGAGAAATGGATGAAACTTGGAGCTAGTGGGTGGAGATTAAATGTGGCTGATGAATTACCAGATAAATTTATAGAAATTTTCAAAAAAAGAATGAAAGAAATTGATAGTGATAGCGTACTTATAGGAGAAGTTTGGGATGATGCTTCCAATAAGATAAGCTATTCAAAGAGAAGAAAATATTTATTTGGAAAGGAATTAGATTCAGTTACTAATTATCCATTAAGAGAATATTTGATAAATTTTGTAAAAGGATATATAGATTCAGAAAAATTTAAAAAGAGAGTAATGTCTTTGTATGAAAATTACCCAAGAGAGATTTTTAATTCTAATATGAATATTATAGGTACACATGATACAGAGAGAATTTTAACAGTATTAGATGGAAAATTTCATTTGCTTAAATTAATACTAGTTCTTCAAATGACATTACCAGGAGTTCCAACAATTTATTATGGTGATGAAGCTGGCTTAAAAGGAGGAAAAGACCCTGAAAATAGAAAATCATATCCATGGAATAATGAAAATAAAGAAATAATGAGATTCTATTTAAAAATAATAAATTTAAGGAATAATGAAGAAGTTTTAAAAAAAGGTAATCTAAAAATGTTTCATATGGATCAGAACATATGTATATTAAAAAGAACATATGAGGGTAAAAATATAATAATAATTATAAATAATTCACCATTGCATAAAAACTTAAATAAATTGGAATTTGAAGGTGTATATAAAGATTTATTTAGTAATAAAATTATAGATTTTGATAAGAATGATATTAATTTATTACCATATGACTTTTTTATATTATCTAAATTAAGATAA
- the glgB gene encoding 1,4-alpha-glucan branching protein GlgB, translating into MSNTSIKNIGYKLDTELKKVTSEKINEIPKDIVKDIVKDTTKTTKKVGSSKKSSRTIKKKSSSAKTRSNNNTSKEIKSKAKKSNSDELNEINMKKFHEGKNYESYKILGSHIKTEKRKKGVRFTTWAPNAKEAYLVGDFNNFEVDKNYKLDKIDDSGLWSIFLPKISSGTKYKYCFIDELGNQLEFKSDPYAIQSELRPNTASIVCESNKFKWNDKNWINTRDKLNVFESPINIYEMHLGSWKRDEDGEFLTYEQLSETLPKYLKDMGYTYVELMPLVEHPLDASWGYQGTGYYSPTSRYGDLNGLKTLVEKLHDEEIGVIFDWVPGHFCKDSHGLYKFDGTPTYEYSDEWRSENCGWGTCNFDLGKSEVRSYLISNALYWIREFHMDGIRVDAVSSILYLDYDKQDGEWIPNEYGSNANLEGIEFLRQLNKAVLEEFPNVLMIAEESTAWPNVSKSNSGESLCFNFKWNMGWMNDTLEYIKEDPIFRRHIHNKINFSMMYNYSENFILPISHDEVVHGKKSLVDKMWGDYWNKFSGLRLFASYMMGHPGKKLLFMGCEFGQFVEWREYEELQWFLIDKYDMHRQTQEFFRDLNHFYIDNKALWELDYDDKGFTWIDADNNSQSILEFIRRSRDDKDTLIFISNFTPVVYYDYKVGVPFLGEYEEVFNTDDSKYGGSGQVMGEILVSEKSEYHNQPYSLQVKVPPMATLVLKIKSIYIDIEEKTFMKKVTEIAEIDREELLDKIEDIK; encoded by the coding sequence TTGAGTAATACTAGTATCAAAAACATAGGTTATAAATTAGATACTGAGTTAAAAAAAGTTACATCAGAAAAAATAAATGAAATACCTAAAGATATAGTAAAAGATATAGTAAAAGATACAACTAAAACTACTAAAAAAGTAGGTTCATCTAAAAAATCAAGTCGAACTATTAAGAAAAAATCCTCAAGCGCAAAAACTAGATCAAATAATAATACAAGTAAGGAAATAAAGAGTAAAGCTAAGAAATCAAATTCTGATGAATTAAATGAAATAAATATGAAAAAATTTCATGAAGGGAAAAATTATGAGTCCTATAAGATTTTAGGATCACATATAAAAACAGAAAAAAGAAAAAAAGGTGTAAGATTTACTACATGGGCTCCAAATGCTAAAGAAGCTTATTTAGTTGGAGATTTTAATAATTTTGAAGTAGATAAAAATTATAAGCTTGACAAAATAGATGATAGCGGATTATGGAGTATATTTTTACCTAAAATAAGTAGTGGTACTAAATATAAATATTGCTTCATTGATGAGCTTGGAAATCAATTAGAATTCAAGTCTGATCCCTATGCAATTCAAAGTGAACTTAGACCTAATACTGCATCAATAGTATGTGAATCAAATAAGTTTAAATGGAATGATAAAAACTGGATTAATACAAGGGATAAATTAAATGTATTTGAATCACCAATAAATATATATGAAATGCATTTAGGATCATGGAAAAGAGATGAGGATGGAGAATTTTTAACATATGAGCAATTGAGTGAAACTTTACCAAAGTATTTAAAAGATATGGGCTATACTTATGTTGAATTGATGCCACTTGTTGAGCATCCATTAGATGCCTCTTGGGGTTATCAAGGAACTGGATATTATTCTCCAACTAGTAGATATGGCGATTTAAATGGTTTAAAAACTCTTGTAGAAAAATTACATGATGAAGAAATAGGAGTAATATTTGATTGGGTACCAGGTCATTTTTGCAAGGATTCTCATGGTTTATATAAATTTGATGGTACTCCAACTTATGAATATAGTGATGAATGGAGATCAGAAAATTGTGGATGGGGAACATGTAACTTTGATTTAGGAAAATCAGAAGTTCGTAGTTATTTAATATCTAATGCTTTATATTGGATAAGAGAATTTCATATGGATGGTATAAGAGTAGATGCTGTATCAAGTATTCTTTATTTAGATTATGACAAACAAGATGGTGAATGGATACCTAATGAATATGGAAGCAATGCTAATCTGGAAGGAATAGAATTCTTAAGACAATTAAATAAGGCTGTACTAGAAGAATTTCCTAATGTGTTAATGATTGCAGAGGAATCAACAGCATGGCCAAATGTTAGTAAATCTAATAGTGGGGAATCACTATGTTTTAATTTTAAATGGAATATGGGATGGATGAATGACACATTAGAATATATAAAGGAAGATCCTATATTTAGAAGACATATTCATAATAAAATAAATTTTTCAATGATGTATAACTATTCTGAGAATTTTATACTTCCAATATCACATGATGAAGTGGTACATGGTAAAAAATCATTAGTAGATAAAATGTGGGGAGATTATTGGAATAAGTTTTCTGGATTAAGATTGTTTGCATCTTATATGATGGGACATCCAGGTAAAAAATTGTTATTTATGGGTTGTGAATTTGGACAATTTGTAGAATGGAGAGAATACGAAGAATTACAATGGTTTTTAATTGATAAATATGATATGCATAGACAAACACAAGAATTTTTTAGAGATTTAAATCATTTTTATATAGATAATAAAGCACTTTGGGAATTAGATTATGATGATAAAGGATTTACTTGGATAGATGCAGATAATAATTCTCAAAGTATATTAGAGTTTATAAGAAGAAGCAGGGATGATAAAGATACATTAATTTTTATTAGCAATTTCACACCAGTAGTATATTATGACTACAAGGTTGGTGTACCATTTTTAGGTGAATATGAAGAAGTATTTAATACAGATGATAGTAAGTATGGTGGTTCAGGACAAGTTATGGGAGAAATATTAGTATCTGAGAAATCAGAATATCATAACCAACCATATTCACTTCAAGTTAAAGTACCACCTATGGCAACATTGGTATTAAAAATAAAGTCTATATATATAGATATTGAAGAAAAAACATTTATGAAAAAGGTGACTGAAATAGCTGAAATAGATAGGGAAGAGTTGTTAGATAAAATTGAAGATATAAAATGA
- the glgA gene encoding glycogen synthase GlgA, whose product MRVLFVASEAQPFIKSGGLGDVAGALPKELARKGVDVRVVIPKYKEINYELKNRLRFNRWFRVNVGWRNQYCGILEYEENGVIYYLIDNEYYFYRDGIYGFYDDAERFAFFDRAVLDMIRQLDWKPNVIHCNDWQTGMIPVLLKLEYMRKDMFYWDIKSVFSIHNIAFQGVFDPVILPELFGYDYEQYTNTNLRFDNGVGFMKGAINYSDMVTTVSYSYAEEIKTPQFGERLDWLLREKSYMLRGILNGIDYDEFNPKNDYLIYKNYDLNNINDKYENKRNLQAELGLNVNENIPMIGMVTRLTSQKGLDLLMYISERLLQNNDVQLVIVGTGDKNYEDHFKWLDYKYGNKVSANIRFDNTLAHKVYAASDMFLMPSLFEPCGLGQLIALRYGSVPIVRETGGLKDTIRAYNEYTGEGNGFSFYNYNADEMLYIIEYALRIYYDKNKWPNLVRNAMNSNNSWSRSADEYLNMYKELSYR is encoded by the coding sequence ATGAGAGTTTTATTTGTAGCATCAGAAGCACAACCATTTATAAAAAGTGGAGGATTAGGTGATGTAGCTGGAGCTTTACCTAAGGAATTAGCAAGAAAAGGTGTAGATGTTAGGGTAGTAATACCTAAATATAAGGAAATAAATTATGAGCTAAAAAATAGGCTTAGGTTTAATAGATGGTTTAGAGTAAATGTTGGATGGAGAAATCAATATTGTGGAATTTTAGAATATGAAGAAAATGGAGTTATTTATTATCTTATAGACAATGAATACTATTTTTATAGAGATGGAATATATGGATTTTATGATGATGCTGAAAGATTTGCATTTTTTGATAGAGCAGTTCTTGATATGATAAGACAATTAGATTGGAAGCCAAATGTAATTCACTGTAATGACTGGCAAACTGGGATGATACCTGTTTTGTTAAAATTAGAATATATGAGAAAAGATATGTTTTACTGGGACATAAAATCTGTATTTTCAATTCACAATATAGCATTTCAAGGAGTATTTGATCCAGTAATATTACCAGAATTATTTGGATATGATTATGAGCAATATACAAATACTAATTTAAGATTTGATAATGGCGTAGGATTTATGAAAGGTGCTATAAATTATTCAGATATGGTAACAACTGTTAGTTACAGTTATGCAGAAGAAATAAAGACCCCTCAATTTGGAGAAAGATTAGATTGGCTATTAAGAGAAAAATCTTACATGTTAAGAGGCATTTTAAATGGAATAGATTATGATGAATTTAATCCTAAAAATGATTATTTAATATATAAAAATTATGATTTAAATAATATAAATGACAAATATGAGAATAAGAGAAATCTGCAAGCAGAACTAGGGTTAAATGTTAATGAAAATATACCTATGATAGGAATGGTAACAAGATTAACAAGTCAAAAAGGATTAGATTTATTAATGTATATTTCAGAAAGATTGTTACAAAACAATGATGTTCAATTAGTGATTGTAGGAACTGGAGATAAAAATTATGAAGATCATTTTAAATGGTTAGATTATAAATATGGTAACAAAGTTTCAGCAAATATTAGATTTGATAATACATTGGCACATAAGGTATATGCTGCATCAGATATGTTTTTAATGCCATCATTATTTGAACCTTGTGGTTTAGGGCAATTAATAGCACTTAGATATGGAAGTGTTCCTATAGTAAGAGAAACTGGTGGTTTAAAGGATACTATTAGAGCATACAATGAGTATACAGGTGAAGGAAATGGATTTAGCTTTTACAATTATAACGCAGATGAGATGCTTTATATAATAGAATACGCTTTAAGAATTTATTATGATAAAAATAAATGGCCAAATCTTGTGAGAAACGCTATGAATTCTAATAATAGTTGGAGTAGATCAGCAGATGAATATTTAAATATGTATAAAGAATTAAGCTATAGATAA